Genomic DNA from Alicyclobacillus fastidiosus:
GGGCATCCCATTACCCTATCTGTTGACAGCGTGTATCATGACGGCACCTGCAGCGCTCTGCATCGGCAAGTTGATGTTCCCGGAAACAGGCGATCCGCTCAGCGGAGAGGCTGTCCGCATGGAGAGTGACGAAGACTCGGCCAACGTCATCGACGCGGCCGCCGCCGGGACTTTGAGCGGGTTGAAACTCGCGGTGAACGTGGGGGCGCTGCTCTTGGCATTCATCTCGCTTATCGCGCTCCTCAACGGCATCCTTGGAGGCGTTGGCGGTTGGTTTGGCGCTCCACATCTGACCCTGCAGCGGATCCTCGGTTATGTCTTTTCGCCCGTCGCTTGGATCATCGGGGTTCCATGGCACGAAGCGGTCACCGCAGGAGGGTTTATCGGGGAGAAAATCGCTTTGAACGAGTTCGTGGCGTATACGGATTTAGGGCCGAAGTTGCACCATTTGAGCGCGAAGACCGCCGCCATCGTCACCTTCGCATTGTGCGGGTTCGCCAATTTCTCATCTGTGGCGATTCAAATCGGGACGTTTGGCGGCCTCGCTCCCAGTCGCCGTCGCGATGTTGCGCGCCTGAGTATGCGGGCACTGCTCGCAGGCACATTGGCCAACCTGATGAATGCCGCCATCGCCGGTATGGTCATCGGTTGAAGCGCTTCGCGCCACATACCTCCCATCCAATTTGTCGGCGTGATCGACTCGGTTTATCATGGAGGGATGGGAGGGGAATGAATGGACATCGTGCTTGTCGAGGTCTGTGACAGCAATCCTATCAGCAATCTGAATTTAGAAGAACTCGAAGTCGAGTACCCTGGCGTTTCCGTACTGCGCACAGAGTGCCTCAGCAAGTGTGGGCTGTGCGAGCACAACGTCTACGCGTATGTGAACGGCCACATCGTGTTTGCAAAGGATCCTGATACGTGTTTGAAGCGGATTCGCAGCCGAATCGAGCGCGATTTGGCTTGGCTGGATGAGGGCGAATAGTCGAAGCTATCCGCGGCGTCTCCGACGCCTATCGCGCCACTTCTGCACTCGGTGAGCCACGAATTTGAAGATTTCAATCCCGGTCGACACCTTTCCAAGAGCGCCGAGAATCGGTTCAATGGTCCAGTAGATGGTCAGTGCGATAAACGCGATGATGCCCATGAGGACGATAAGGATTGACAACAACACTAAGCAGACAATGAGTAGAGTATGCAAAGTGATTCTCTCCGATCACAATATCCTTTGGATGATCCACCCGCTTGAATTTTAGTGCATTTGTGCGGGTGATGTTGGTGTATTGTATCCCCTACATCTATACAGCCCATTCTAAGGCATACTGGAGGCCAGCGATACTAGGTGAGTTTTGGAAGCTAGAGACAATCAAAAGCCGCCCGCGAAGGACGGCTCATCACATTGAACATGAGATAGTTCTAACCTGTTATGGACAACATTCGATTCAAGGGTCCGTTCTAGTTCCACCTGTTAGTTGGACCATTCATTCCTCCCGCACAACCACAGAATCTTCCTCAGCCAGACGTTGTCCGATGTTTCGGACTAGATGCGGGCTCGACATCACGACAATCACCCCAATGACAATCCACGCGATCACAATGTATGGGAAGTATTTGGTGATTCCTGTTGGAACAGGGTACACATTTGAGTATAACGTGTACGCCAATGCCAGAATTGCCAGCATTGGAACGATGCGTACGCCGCCCCGCCAACTTCCTTGGCGGACAAAATAGACGATACCACCGACGTTGGTCGCAAGATATGCGATCAGCAGTGCTAGAACCCCAATGCTGCCCAGCCATCCGAATACGTTTGTCCCAGGTTGGCGGTACAAAGCAATCACGAGAACGAGGCCAATCAGCATCACGACGCTGAGTGCCACATGTGGCGTCTTATATTTGCGATGCACGGTCCCGAGGCCTTGATGGATGAAACCGTCGCGCCCCATCGCGAACAGCAGTCGAGAACCGGTGGTAGCCGTACCAAGTGCGCTTGAGAATGCAGAAAGTGATGCTCCAAACATGATGGCAGCAGCGAAGCCTGATGACATATACGACTTTGCAAGCTCTCCTAGCGGTGCACTCGATCCGGCGAATGCCTTTACACCCTCCGCAGTGAGTCCAAATCCGATAGACTGCGCATAGGAGACGAGAACGTAGAAGAACCCAGTGATGAGCACGGCGGACGCGATGGAGATGGGGATCGCGCGGCGTGGATTCGCGGTTTCCTCACCGAGACTGGAAGCACCTTCGAACCCGGCGAATGACAGGAACGCGAAGACGGTTGCGAGACCGATGGACTGCACTTTATTTCCTGCCAGTGTGAACGGCAGTGGGGATAAGTGATGTGCGGCCCCGCCGCGGCTGAGGATGACGAGCGACAGAATGAGTATGAGTACAATGGAAATGCCTTCGAA
This window encodes:
- a CDS encoding NupC/NupG family nucleoside CNT transporter, with product MRILWGLFGIAILMAIAFCCSNNRRQIQWRAVLLSLGFEILFAVLVLLWAPGRTVLNWLTSGVERVINYANQGIDFLFGPLVQLHGSIFALQVLPVIIFLGALIGILFYLRVIQWVIQIVGGAVQWLLGTSKLESLSAISTVFLGQSEAPLLIRPYVARLTEAELFQVMTCGFTSVAGSTLVGYALLGIPLPYLLTACIMTAPAALCIGKLMFPETGDPLSGEAVRMESDEDSANVIDAAAAGTLSGLKLAVNVGALLLAFISLIALLNGILGGVGGWFGAPHLTLQRILGYVFSPVAWIIGVPWHEAVTAGGFIGEKIALNEFVAYTDLGPKLHHLSAKTAAIVTFALCGFANFSSVAIQIGTFGGLAPSRRRDVARLSMRALLAGTLANLMNAAIAGMVIG
- a CDS encoding DUF1450 domain-containing protein, which produces MDIVLVEVCDSNPISNLNLEELEVEYPGVSVLRTECLSKCGLCEHNVYAYVNGHIVFAKDPDTCLKRIRSRIERDLAWLDEGE
- a CDS encoding APC family permease — translated: MQNQLQKNGLSYAEAMGISVAIMAPTAAMALNGSFVASISGVSVPLTFLVAMVTIGLVSYAFIKFNGHFSSSGSVYAFTTVSLGPKAGFLSGWSLLLTYLVFTGASAAEIGAFMQSFLSYVGANVGWFPIALISVVLIWILALLDVRISARVMLLFEGISIVLILILSLVILSRGGAAHHLSPLPFTLAGNKVQSIGLATVFAFLSFAGFEGASSLGEETANPRRAIPISIASAVLITGFFYVLVSYAQSIGFGLTAEGVKAFAGSSAPLGELAKSYMSSGFAAAIMFGASLSAFSSALGTATTGSRLLFAMGRDGFIHQGLGTVHRKYKTPHVALSVVMLIGLVLVIALYRQPGTNVFGWLGSIGVLALLIAYLATNVGGIVYFVRQGSWRGGVRIVPMLAILALAYTLYSNVYPVPTGITKYFPYIVIAWIVIGVIVVMSSPHLVRNIGQRLAEEDSVVVREE